In the Athene noctua chromosome 21, bAthNoc1.hap1.1, whole genome shotgun sequence genome, one interval contains:
- the CISD1 gene encoding CDGSH iron-sulfur domain-containing protein 1 isoform X2: MSMTLSSFIPVEWIAAVSLAAGAAAVGYLAYKKFLSKDKCCKAMVNPHIQKDNPKVVHAFDVEDLGDKAVYCRCWRSKKFPLCDGAHTKHNEETGDNVGPLIIKRKEA; the protein is encoded by the exons ATGAGCATG actctttcttcttttattccaGTGGAATGGATCGCTGCGGTCTCCttagctgctggagcagctgctgtcGGGTACCTAGCTTACAAAAAATTTCTCTCTAAAGACAAATGCTGCAAAGCCATGGTGAATCCCCATATTCAGAAGGATAACCCCAAGGTAGTCCATGCATTTGACGTGGAAGATCTGGGAGACAAGGCTGTGTACTGTCGTTGTTGGCGATCTAAGAAG TTCCCGCTGTGTGATGGCGCTCACACAAAGCACAACGAGGAAACTGGTGACAACGTTGGGCCTCTGATCATCAAGAGGAAGGAGGCATAG
- the CISD1 gene encoding CDGSH iron-sulfur domain-containing protein 1 isoform X1, which yields MGPGHNSAVRVEWIAAVSLAAGAAAVGYLAYKKFLSKDKCCKAMVNPHIQKDNPKVVHAFDVEDLGDKAVYCRCWRSKKFPLCDGAHTKHNEETGDNVGPLIIKRKEA from the exons TGGAATGGATCGCTGCGGTCTCCttagctgctggagcagctgctgtcGGGTACCTAGCTTACAAAAAATTTCTCTCTAAAGACAAATGCTGCAAAGCCATGGTGAATCCCCATATTCAGAAGGATAACCCCAAGGTAGTCCATGCATTTGACGTGGAAGATCTGGGAGACAAGGCTGTGTACTGTCGTTGTTGGCGATCTAAGAAG TTCCCGCTGTGTGATGGCGCTCACACAAAGCACAACGAGGAAACTGGTGACAACGTTGGGCCTCTGATCATCAAGAGGAAGGAGGCATAG